TGGACGGCGAGCGGGACCATCTCTGGGTCGCCCGCCAGGGCGGTGACATCGTTAATGATTTCGGCGCCGGCGGCCAGGGCTTCGCGGGCGACGAGCGCCTTGGAGGTGTCGACGGAGACCGGCGTTTTCGTCTGCCGGCAAACCGCTTCGATCACTGGAATGACGCGCCGCCGCTCTTCTTCGCCGCTGACGGGATCGCTGTAAGGACGGGTGCTCTCGCCGCCAATATCGAGCACCGCGGCCCCTTCCGCAGCGAGCCGCAGCGCTTGATCGATCGCGCGCGCGGGATCGAAATACTTGCCGCCATCAGAAAAGCTGTCGGGCGTGACATTGACGATGCCCATCAGCACCGGCAGCGTGCCGAAGTGGAGCGACTGCGTCTTGAGCCGCCAACAGCCCGCGCGGCGCGGCCAGTGTTGGGCGGTAGGGCAATCTGACGATGACGCGCTCGACGAAGGAGACATGTCTGTCGAGCTTACCACGGAGCTTCCATCATCGAAACGATTTGCTGGGCCAACCGATCGATGACTTCTTGCTGGCCCACGGCGACCGAGCCGCCAATTTCGGAGCGGGTATAGGAGGATTGCATGATCTCGACCGCCGACCCGGGAATCGGCACGTTGCCTTGCTGCAAGGTGGCGTTGTTGCGGTCGACCCAGCTCACACGAACGACGAAGTTGGTTTCGAATTCGCGCGGTTCGTCGGTGGGAGATTCAATCGTGATGCGTTTGGTGTCGCGCAGGATTTGCCCCGCCAACACGCTGTCGGCCTCTGGTCGGCCAACGACCTTGTAGGGAGTGCGTTTTTCGATTTCCTTGCAGACCGCCTCGGTGAGTCGCTCGCCCAGGTCAGGTCGAAAGCTGTTGGAACTGAACATCGGCACGTACACCGTGCTGATGTCGGGCGCATAGAGCGACCGCGTCCCAAACCGGTATGGCGCGCAGCCGGCGACGATGAGCAGCAAGGCCAGCGTCAGTCGCAGGTGGCGAATCACTCTTCCTCCCCGTCCCAGTCCCAGCGGAAGAGGTTGACAATCCATTGAAATCGCTGCGGCGGGTTGTCTGGGCGATCCGCGATTTGAGCCAGCTTTTCCTTGGCTTGTGGTCCAAAGGGAGTATCGGAATACTCCTTGACGATCTGCTGATAGTAGAACCGTGCGCCGCCGAAGTGCTTGGTGCGGGCGTAGTATTGGGCGGTTTCCCAATCGCGCTGCGCTTTTTGCAGTCGCAATGCGCGCTCGGCGTTGCGCAGGCGTTCGCGCTCGTCGGGGGGCAGATCGTGAAACACCGCGTTGATCTGCTGGACCAACTCGGCCGAATCCTCGACGGGCGTGCCCTCGTAGTGTGGCCCCTGGTACTTGCGCATTTTGGCGCGCAGTCCGAGCAGGTGAGCCAGCTTTTGGTGCTCGCTTTGCGGATACTGGGTGCGCAAGAGGTTGTAGTAGTAATCGGCGTCGTCATGGCGATCTTCGAGAAAGTGAATATTGGCGATCGCCATCACCGCGTCATCGGCCAGCGGGCCGGTGGGATCGTTCAGATGCACGCTCTCATAGGCGTGAATCGCGTTGCCTTGGGTGTCGAAAATGGGCTGCGTCTTGTCAGTGACGTTGGGCGTCAAAATGAAGCTATTCTGCTTGCGATCGAGTTCTTCCCAGTAACGAGCGATGACAAACTGTCGCGCGACGGCTCGCTCTAAGTAGCGGGAATTTTGAAACTTCTTGAGCAGGCGGCCGTAAGTGTCGGAAGCCGCGGAATAGTTGTCGGAGAAGAATTGCGATTCGGCCTTCATGAAGAGAGAGTCTTCTTCCAGTGGCGAATCTGGCCAGCGATCGGCGGCGTCGTCAAACTCTTTGGCGGCTTCTTTGTACTTCTTTTCGCGAAAATGCTGCTCCCCGTTGGCAAACCGCTCCCGCGATGCGGTTTCGTTGGGCTCCATGCCCATCATTTTTTGCGTGTTGTAATTAAACTTTCGCCACTCCCGCTTCCACGACGAGATTTGTTCGGGGTCTTCGCCCGGCTTGACAATCACATGATTGGGGACGCCACCGCTGAGTGAGTCGGCCTGCGCGGGGGGCTCCGCGGCCTCGACGCCGCCGGCCGCGGCGAGCGCTATCTGCGCGCAGGCCAGCGCCAATAATCTCCAAATCGCGCGATGGTGGGACGTCCTTGTCCGGTTCACGATGATGGGGCTACCAGGTGACTGGTCCGGCCAGATATTGCGGCATTTTCAGTTCATGTCCAAGCACATGGGCCAGATAGTGGTTGAGCAGCGCGCGCAGCTCTCCATAGGAGCCGCGATCGACCTCCAGGCGTCGCCAAGCGTCGCCGGAGCGATCGGCAAAGCGACTCAGTGTGCGAACGACGCCCGCGCTGACCGACACGACCTGTTTGCGTCCGGGTCGGCATTGAGGGCAAATCACTCCGCCTGCCTGATGGCTGAAATGCACGCGGCCTTCGAGTTCGACCGTGCGGCCGCACTCGGCGCAGAGATCCAATGTTGGCTGGTGGCCTAGCATGACAAGTGATTGCAGCTCAAACCGCAGAACGAGCGAAGTGGTGTTGGCGGCAGTTCCCAAGGCGATGAGCGTTTGGTTGGCCAGCTCGAACAAATTGGGGTGCGGGTCATAGTCGTCGGTCAGCTTGGTGAGCAGTTCGGCGACGTAATAACCCGCGTAAATGCTGGCCAGGTCACGACCTCTGCCTCGGAACCTGCGTTCGAGTTTGGCCTC
The Pirellulales bacterium genome window above contains:
- a CDS encoding dihydropteroate synthase — protein: MGIVNVTPDSFSDGGKYFDPARAIDQALRLAAEGAAVLDIGGESTRPYSDPVSGEEERRRVIPVIEAVCRQTKTPVSVDTSKALVAREALAAGAEIINDVTALAGDPEMVPLAV
- the bamD gene encoding outer membrane protein assembly factor BamD, which codes for MNRTRTSHHRAIWRLLALACAQIALAAAGGVEAAEPPAQADSLSGGVPNHVIVKPGEDPEQISSWKREWRKFNYNTQKMMGMEPNETASRERFANGEQHFREKKYKEAAKEFDDAADRWPDSPLEEDSLFMKAESQFFSDNYSAASDTYGRLLKKFQNSRYLERAVARQFVIARYWEELDRKQNSFILTPNVTDKTQPIFDTQGNAIHAYESVHLNDPTGPLADDAVMAIANIHFLEDRHDDADYYYNLLRTQYPQSEHQKLAHLLGLRAKMRKYQGPHYEGTPVEDSAELVQQINAVFHDLPPDERERLRNAERALRLQKAQRDWETAQYYARTKHFGGARFYYQQIVKEYSDTPFGPQAKEKLAQIADRPDNPPQRFQWIVNLFRWDWDGEEE
- the recO gene encoding DNA repair protein RecO, producing MASEKAAALVLRVVDFSESSCVVMLYTREFGKIHGLAKGGRRLKGPFESALDLLSLVRIVFLRKSSGALDLLTEAKLERRFRGRGRDLASIYAGYYVAELLTKLTDDYDPHPNLFELANQTLIALGTAANTTSLVLRFELQSLVMLGHQPTLDLCAECGRTVELEGRVHFSHQAGGVICPQCRPGRKQVVSVSAGVVRTLSRFADRSGDAWRRLEVDRGSYGELRALLNHYLAHVLGHELKMPQYLAGPVTW